In Phocoena phocoena chromosome 11, mPhoPho1.1, whole genome shotgun sequence, one DNA window encodes the following:
- the CDK4 gene encoding cyclin-dependent kinase 4 has translation MATPRYEPVAEIGVGAYGTVYKARDPHSGHFVALKSVRVPNGGGAGGGLPISTVREVALLRRLEAFEHPNVVRLMDVCATARTDRETKVTLVFEHVDQDLRTYLDKAPPPGLPVETIKDLMRQFLRGLDFLHANCIVHRDLKPENILVTSGGTVKLADFGLARIYSYQMALTPVVVTLWYRAPEVLLQSTYATPVDMWSVGCIFAEMFRRKPLFCGNSEADQLGKIFDLIGLPPEDDWPRDVSLPRGAFSPRGPRPVQSVVPEMEESGAQLLLEMLTFNPHKRISAFRALQHSYLHKAEGNPE, from the exons ATGGCTACCCCTCGATATGAGCCAGTGGCTGAGATTGGTGTTGGTGCCTATGGGACGGTGTATAAGGCCCGTGATCCCCACAGTGGCCACTTTGTGGCCCTCAAGAGCGTAAGAGTCCCCAATGGAGGAGGTGCTGGAGGGGGCCTGCCCATCAGCACAGTCCGTGAGGTGGCTTTACTGCGGCGGCTGGAGGCTTTTGAGCATCCCAATGTTGTGCG GCTGATGGACGTCTGTGCCACAGCCCGAACTGACCGGGAGACCAAAGTGACCCTGGTGTTTGAGCATGTGGACCAAGACCTAAGGACATATCTGGACAAGGCACCCCCGCCAGGCCTGCCAGTGGAGACCATCAAG GATCTGATGCGCCAGTTTCTAAGAGGCCTAGATTTCCTTCATGCCAACTGCATCGTTCATCGAGACTTGAAGCCAGAGAACATTCTGGTGACAAGTGGTGGGACAGTTAAGCTGGCCGACTTTGGCCTGGCCAGAATCTACAGCTACCAGATGGCACTTACCCCTGTG GTTGTTACACTCTGGTACCGTGCTCCAGAAGTTCTTTTGCAGTCTACATATGCAACACCTGTGGACATGTGGAGTGTTGGCTGTATCTTTGCAGAGATGTTTCGTCGAAA GCCTCTCTTCTGTGGAAACTCTGAAGCTGACCAGTTAGGCAAAATCTTTGA CCTGATCGGACTGCCCCCAGAGGATGACTGGCCCCGAGATGTGTCTCTACCCCGAGGAGCCTTTTCCCCCAGAGGGCCCCGCCCCGTGCAGTCGGTGGTACCTGAGATGGAAGAGTCTGGGGCACAGCTGCTGCTG GAGATGCTGACTTTTAACCCACACAAGCGGATCTCTGCCTTCCGAGCCCTGCAGCACTCCTATCTACATAAGGCAGAAGGTAACCCAGAGTGA